Part of the Actinomycetes bacterium genome is shown below.
GCGATGGGATCGTGCTCCGGCTGGTGGTACTGCGAGGGGGAGTCGTCCGAGTCGTATCACGACATCGCCGAAGTGGGGTCTTTGTCGGCAGGTTGAGCGCGCGCGAGTGTCGAGTTGTTGCTGCTTCCGAGGGGCTGAGACGACAACAGGTCGACACTCGCCCTGGCTGTGTGCCTACGGCCTCCTGAGCACCCTGAGCAGCCAGACGGAGCGGGGCGGCAGCTCGACCGTGCCGGGTGCGACGATCGTCGTCTCCGGCGGAGCCCCGGTCGCGTACTCGGTGGAGACGACGAGCTCATAGCCGTCGGCCCACGGCGGGCCGGGTAGCTGCACCGTGACCGGCTCCGGGCCGGCGTGCAGCTGCACGAGGTAGGAGTGGTCGACCACTGGGCGGCCGTGCTCGTCGCGGTGCCGGATGCCCCGGCCGTCCAGGTACATGCCGAGCGTCTGCAGGCCCGGGTCGAACCAGTCGGTGGTTGTCAGCTGGCCCCCACCCGGCGCGAACCAGGCGAGGTCACGGGTGCCGCCGCTGCCGGGGATCTCCAGCCCCTCGAAGAACGCCTCCTGGCGCAGCACGGGGGAGGAGCCCCGCAGGTCGACCAGGTGGGAGACGAACGCGAACAGGTCCTCATCGACGTCCTTCCAGTCGATCCACGAGATCTCGTTGTCCTGGCAGTAGGCGTTGTTGTTCCCCTGCTGACTGCGGCCGAGCTCGTCGCCGGCCGTCAGCATCGGCACGCCCGTGGACAGCAGCAGGGTGGC
Proteins encoded:
- a CDS encoding glycogen debranching enzyme GlgX; translated protein: HDGFTMADLVTYEHKRNEANGEDNRDGESHNRNWNCGVEGPTDDPEVLALRARQVRNHLATLLLSTGVPMLTAGDELGRSQQGNNNAYCQDNEISWIDWKDVDEDLFAFVSHLVDLRGSSPVLRQEAFFEGLEIPGSGGTRDLAWFAPGGGQLTTTDWFDPGLQTLGMYLDGRGIRHRDEHGRPVVDHSYLVQLHAGPEPVTVQLPGPPWADGYELVVSTEYATGAPPETTIVAPGTVELPPRSVWLLRVLRRP